The following are encoded in a window of Vicugna pacos chromosome 2, VicPac4, whole genome shotgun sequence genomic DNA:
- the BST1 gene encoding ADP-ribosyl cyclase/cyclic ADP-ribose hydrolase 2 isoform X1: protein MAARGRAPAGLQLPALLLLLLLLPPLLPRAAGAGGARWSGQGTVPHLQSIFLGRCAESSALGPPELRDKNCTAIWEAFKVVLDKNPCSVVPSDYDLFLNLSWHSIPRDKSLFWENNHLLVTSYAENGRRFMPLCNVLYGRVGDFLSWCRQENTSGLDYQSCPTAEDCENNPVDSYWKRASVQYAKDSSGVIYVMLNGSEPTGAYPVKGFFADFEIPHLQKDKITRIEIWVMHNIGGPIVESCGEGSVKILEERLERLGFQYSCINDYQSVKLLQCVDYSTHPDCALNSAAASTQKEVPFPYGVQSASFVFPLLVASVSVVQM, encoded by the exons ATGGCTGCCCGGGGGCGCGCGCCGGCCGGGCTGCAGCTGCCCGCGCTGctgctcctcctgctgctgctgccgccgctgctgccgcggGCCGCGGGCGCCGGGGGCGCGCGGTGGAGCGGCCAGGGCACCGTCCCGCACCTGCAGAGCATCTTCCTGGGCCGCTGCGCCGAGTCCTCCGCGCTGGGGCCCCCGGAGCTGCG GGACAAGAACTGCACAGCTATCTGGGAGGCATTTAAAGTGGTGCTGGATAAGAATCCCTGTTCCGTGGTTCCCTCAGACTACGACCTTTTTTTGAATCTCTCTTGGCACTCGATTCCCAGAGACAAG TCCCTGTTCTGGGAAAACAACCACCTCCTTGTTACCAGCTACGCGGAGAATGGCCGTCGCTTTATGCCGCTGTGCAATGTTCTGTACGGCAGGGTTGGAGATTTCTTGAGCTGGTGTCGACAGGAAAATACCTCTG GACTCGACTACCAATCCTGCCCTACAGCAGAAGATTGTGAAAATAATCCTGTGGATTCTTACTGGAAAAGGGCATCTGTCCAG tatGCAAAGGATAGTTCTGGGGTGATCTACGTCATGCTGAATGGTTCAGAGCCAACAGGAGCCTATCCTGTAAAAGG tttttttgCAGATTTTGAAATTCCCCACTTACAGAAGGACAAAATCACACGAATTGAGATCTGGGTCATGCATAACATCGGGGGACCCATCGT AGAATCCTGTGGAGAAGGCAGTGTGAAAATCCTGGAGGAGAGACTGGAGAGACTGGGTTTTCAGTACAGCTGTATCAATGATTACCA ATCAGTGAAGCTGTTACAGTGCGTGGATTACAGCACTCACCCGGACTGTGCCTTAAATTC GGCAGCAGCCTCTACTCAAAAAGAAGTCCCATTCCCTTATGGAGTACAAAGTGCCAGCTTTGTCTTTCCTCTCTTAGTGGCTTCAGTTTCAGTGGTTCAAATGTAA
- the BST1 gene encoding ADP-ribosyl cyclase/cyclic ADP-ribose hydrolase 2 isoform X2 produces MAARGRAPAGLQLPALLLLLLLLPPLLPRAAGAGGARWSGQGTVPHLQSIFLGRCAESSALGPPELRDKNCTAIWEAFKVVLDKNPCSVVPSDYDLFLNLSWHSIPRDKSLFWENNHLLVTSYAENGRRFMPLCNVLYGRVGDFLSWCRQENTSGLDYQSCPTAEDCENNPVDSYWKRASVQYAKDSSGVIYVMLNGSEPTGAYPVKGFFADFEIPHLQKDKITRIEIWVMHNIGGPIVESCGEGSVKILEERLERLGFQYSCINDYQSVKLLQCVDYSTHPDCALNSKISDAAA; encoded by the exons ATGGCTGCCCGGGGGCGCGCGCCGGCCGGGCTGCAGCTGCCCGCGCTGctgctcctcctgctgctgctgccgccgctgctgccgcggGCCGCGGGCGCCGGGGGCGCGCGGTGGAGCGGCCAGGGCACCGTCCCGCACCTGCAGAGCATCTTCCTGGGCCGCTGCGCCGAGTCCTCCGCGCTGGGGCCCCCGGAGCTGCG GGACAAGAACTGCACAGCTATCTGGGAGGCATTTAAAGTGGTGCTGGATAAGAATCCCTGTTCCGTGGTTCCCTCAGACTACGACCTTTTTTTGAATCTCTCTTGGCACTCGATTCCCAGAGACAAG TCCCTGTTCTGGGAAAACAACCACCTCCTTGTTACCAGCTACGCGGAGAATGGCCGTCGCTTTATGCCGCTGTGCAATGTTCTGTACGGCAGGGTTGGAGATTTCTTGAGCTGGTGTCGACAGGAAAATACCTCTG GACTCGACTACCAATCCTGCCCTACAGCAGAAGATTGTGAAAATAATCCTGTGGATTCTTACTGGAAAAGGGCATCTGTCCAG tatGCAAAGGATAGTTCTGGGGTGATCTACGTCATGCTGAATGGTTCAGAGCCAACAGGAGCCTATCCTGTAAAAGG tttttttgCAGATTTTGAAATTCCCCACTTACAGAAGGACAAAATCACACGAATTGAGATCTGGGTCATGCATAACATCGGGGGACCCATCGT AGAATCCTGTGGAGAAGGCAGTGTGAAAATCCTGGAGGAGAGACTGGAGAGACTGGGTTTTCAGTACAGCTGTATCAATGATTACCA ATCAGTGAAGCTGTTACAGTGCGTGGATTACAGCACTCACCCGGACTGTGCCTTAAATTC GAAGATCTCTGATGCCGCTGCCTGA